The Aneurinibacillus uraniidurans genome segment CCGACACAATTTGGAGAAGCTGCTTGCTCTTGAGGTGAATGTCGTTGTGCTTGATCGCAGTTGTGACAGTGTGGCAGAAGAGTTTTGTCTCGACCATGGCATTCTCGTTCTCCATCGGGTTCATAAGTCAGAGCGTGAGCGGCTTTCGCTTCATACAGGTGCGCGCTCTTTAAAACGCACAGCACTTGGAAAACCCGTAAAAGAGCTTGCGCGATCACTTGGTCATGCCGAAAAGCTTGTGTACAACGAATCACTTGCACAAGTGCGCGTAACAGGTGGAAAAGGTGTTTCAGCAGCGACGATGATTGTCGGGGCTTCTACCCAGGAGGTTGTAGGTGAGCGTGAGCGTATTGCCCGCGATGCGGCAGCAGCCGTGCAGGCAGCTGTACGATCAGGTTATTTACCCGGTGGGGGCAGTATGGAATTGTTCGCATCCCGTCATCTTGAAGGATGGCGCGACACTCTTCGGGGGCTAGAAGCATTCGGAGTAGATGTAGTGTCGACAGCATTGCGCAGTCCGCTGGCCCAGATGATTCGTAATGCAGGTTTTAGCCCACTTGAGAAAATGGAGCAAGTCAAGGCAGCACAGGTGAAAGAAAATAGCGGCAGTATCGGGCTTGATTTTGACACCGGGGAATGTGCGGATATGCTCGAAGCTGGCGTCGTGGATCCGGCGCTTGTCAAGCTGCATGCACTCAAAACGGCAGGAGAAGTTAGCCGCGCGATTTTGCGCATACATACTATTATTCGTAAAAAATCTTCGCATCGTGAGGAAGAATAGGAGGAAGTTGCGTGACAGAAGAAAATAAACAGACGGCAGAAGTAACAGAAGAGACTGAGGCAGTTGAAACAGAAGTAGTGGACACTGAGGAAGTAACAGAGGATAATAGCCTCGAAGCACAAATTGCCCAGCTTCAGGCTGAAAAAGATGAGATGTACAACAAGCTCCTGCGTGCGCAGGCGGATCTGCAAAATTTCCGTACTCGCGTTAATAAAGAAAAGGAACAAATGCTTACGTACTCATCGCAGCGTGTGATCGAAGCATTGCTTCCAGTTGTGGATAACTTCGAGCGTGCGATTACGGCAAGTCATGGAACGGGTGATACGGAAGCGCTCGCGCAAGGTGTTGAGATGGTATTCCGCCAGCTGCAACAAGTGCTTGAGCAAGAAAGTGTCACGACCGTTCCAGGTGTTGGTTCTCCGTTTGACCCAAACATGCATCAGGCGGTTATGCAGGAAGAAAGCAGCGAGTATGAATCAGGCATCATCATCGAAGAGTTCCAAAAAGGCTACAAGTTAAAGGACAGAATCATTCGTCCATCTATGGTTAAAGTAAGCTCTTGATAGCCCACAATCATCTAGTGTTTACATTTTAATTTCAATATATCGAAAGGTTGGGAATTATACATGTCTAAAGTAATTGGGATTGACCTTGGTACAACAAACTCTTGCGTAGCAGTAATGGAAGGCGGCGAGCCAGTCGTTATTCCAAATCCGGAAGGCAACCGTACAACTCCATCTGTTGTTGCGTTTAAAAATGGCGAGCGTATCGTCGGCGAAGCAGCAAAGCGTCAGGCGATTACAAACCCGGATAACACAGTAAGCTCTATTAAACGTTACATGGGTACAGCTCATAAAGAAACACTCGAAGGAAAAGACTACACAGCGCAGGAAGTATCTGCAATGATTCTGCAAAAGCTGAAATCAGACGCAGAAGCATACCTTGGCGAAACGGTAACACAGGCAGTTATTACGGTTCCAGCATACTTCAATGACAGTCAGCGTCAGGCAACAAAAGATGCGGGTAAAATCGCAGGCCTTGAAGTACTGCGTATCGTAAACGAACCGACAGCAGCAGCACTTGCGTATGGTATGGATAAAGAAGAAGATCAAACAATCCTTGTATACGACCTTGGTGGCGGTACATTCGACGTATCGATCCTTGAGCTCGGCGATGGCTTCTTCGAAGTAAAAGCAACAAGCGGCGATAACAAACTCGGCGGTGACGATTTTGACCAGGTCATCATTGACTACCTCGTGAGTGAATTTAAAAAAGAAAACAGCATCGACCTGTCAGCTGACCGCATGGCGATGCAACGTCTGAAAGACGCAGCAGAAAAAGCGAAAAAAGACCTTTCTGGTGTTCTGACAACAACGATTTCCCTGCCGTTCATCACAGCAGATGCGACAGGACCAAAACACTTAGAAGTAAACTTGACTCGTGCGAAATTTGAAGAACTGAGTGCACGTCTTGTAGAACGTACAATGGAACCGACTCGCCGCGCTCTTGCAGATGCAGGCATGAGCCCGTCTAATCTTGATAAAGTAATCCTTGTTGGTGGTTCAACTCGTATCCCAGCCGTACAAGAAGCGATTAAGAAGTTTACAGGTCAGGAGCCGCATAAAGGCGTAAATCCAGACGAAGTAGTAGCACTTGGTGCAGCTGTTCAAGCGGGCGTACTGACTGGCGATGTAAAAGACGTTGTTCTGCTTGACGTAACTCCGCTTTCACTCGGTCTGGAAACAATGGGTGGCGTTATGACAAAACTGATCGAACGTAACACTACGATTCCGACAAGTAAATCACAAGTGTTCTCAACAGCTGCTGACAACCAGACAGCGGTAGACATCCATGTGCTGCAGGGTGAGCGCCCGATGGCATCGGACAACAAAACACTCGGACGCTTCCAGCTTGGTGACATTCCACCGGCACCACGCGGCATCCCGCAAATCGAAGTAACATTCGACATTGATGCGAACGGTATCGTAAACGTATCAGCGAAAGACTTAGGTACAGGCAAAGAGCAGAAGATTACGATTACGTCTTCTTCCGGCTTAAGCGATGATGAGATTAACCGCATGGTACAAGAAGCCGAAGAAAATGCGGAAGCAGATAAACAACGCAAAGAGCAAGTGGAATTGCGTAACGAAGCAGACCAGCTCGTATTCATGACTGAGAAAACTGTGAAGGATCTCGGTGATAAAGTAGAGCAGGCTGAAATCGATAAAGCAAATGAAGCGAAAGATAAGCTGAAAGCGGCGCTTGAAGGTAGCGACCTGGAAGCGATCCGTACAGCGAAAGATGCATTGCAAGAAATCGTTCAGCAGCTGTCCATGAAACTGTATGAGCAAGCGGCTCAACAGGCACAAGCAGCAGAAGCAACAGAAGGCGGCGCTGCAAAAGCAGATGATGTTGTAGACGCAGATTACACAGTTGTAGACGAAAAAGACAAGAAATAAGCAGGATGGACGAAGTCAAAGTCAGGGCAACTTGGCTTTGACTTTTTTTCTCAACCTGTTATGATTGAGGTTATGAATTAAATCGTGCGGGAGTGGACATAGATGAGTAAACGCGATTATTATGAGGTACTCGGCGTCGCGAAATCAGCTTCGGAAGACGAGATAAAAAAAGCGTATCGCAAGCTTGCCCGCCAATACCATCCGGACGTAAACAAAGAGCCGGATGCGGTGGAGAAGTTTAAGGAAGTTAAAGAAGCGTATGATGTGATAAGCGATCCGCAGAAGCGGGCGCAATACGATCAGTTTGGTCATGCTGCAGGACAGCAAGGTGGTTTTGGCGGGGCTGGTGCTGATTTTGGCGGCTTCGGTGATATTTTTGATATGTTTTTCGGCGGTGGTGGCGGAGGACGACGCAATCCGAATGCGCCGCGTCAGGGGAACGATTTGCAGTATACGATGTCGATTAGCTTTAAAGATGCCTATTTCGGCAAAGAAGAAGAGATCGAGATTCCGAAAGAAGCAACCTGCTCGAAGTGTGACGGTTCTGGTGCAGAGCCAGGAACAAAAGTTGAAACATGTCCGACATGTAACGGTGCCGGTCAGCAGGAAGTTGTACAAAACACACCGTTCGGTCGTGTAGTGAACCGCCGTCCATGTCCGTCTTGTAAAGGCAAGGGTAAATACGTACAGACAAAATGCAGCAAATGTCACGGCAATGGTAAGGAGACGATTCGTCGTAAAATCCGGATCAACATTCCAGCCGGTGTAGATGACGGCATGCAGATGCGAATTTCTGGCGAAGGTGAACTTGGTGTAAACGGTGGACCACCGGGAGATTTGTACGTGGTGTTCCGCGTAAAACGTCATGACTTCTTTGAACGGGATGAAGACAATTTGTTCTGCCAGATTCCGATTACCTTTGCCCAGGCGGCGCTTGGCGATGAGATCGAAGTGCCGACCATGGAAGGCAAAGTCAAAATGAAAATTCCAGCTGGTACGCAGACAGGCAAGACATTCCGCCTGCGTGGACACGGCATGCCACGAGTGAACCGGGGTGGAGCAAAAGGTGACCAGCACGTCAAAGTAACGGTTGTTACACCGACTAAGCTGAGCGACCGTCAGAAGGAATTGCTGCGTGAGCTTGCTGAACTTGGCGGGGAAGAAACGCATGCGGCAGGTAGTGCAGAGAAAACATTGTGGGATCGATTTAAAACGATGATGCGCGGCGATGTGTAGTCTGCTGCATCTTACACAATAGAACGGGATAGCAATGAGAGGATGGGACAACATACAATGAAATGGTCGGAAATTAGCATCCACACCGCCGAGGAAGCGGTCGAAGCAGTTGCGAACATTCTGCATGAAGCCGGTGCCACAGGAGTTGTGATTGAAGACCCGGAGATTTTGCAGCGTCAGTGGGAAGATAAATTCGGAGAAATTTATCAATTATCGGAGAAAGATTATCCGGAAGAAGGCGTCATTGTTAAAGCGTATCTTCTCGTGAACAGCTATCTCGCAGAAACCGTTGAGCAAATTAAAGAAGCGGTTAACAATCTTGCTTTATATGATATCGAGGCAGGGCCGGGCACGATCTCACTTGCGGAAGTGCGAGAAGAAGAGTGGGAAACTGCCTGGAAGAAATATTATAAGCCTGTTGAAGTATCAGATCGGATTACGATTACTCCGACATGGGAGGAGTATAAGCCGAAGCGCGAAGATGAACTGATCATTGAACTTGATCCGGGCATGGCGTTTGGCACAGGTACACACCCGACGACGGTACTGTGCATTCGAGCGCTTGATGAAGCGATCAAAGGCGGCGAGACAATCATTGATGTCGGCTGTGGTACAGGTGTGCTCGCGATTGCGGCGGCAAAACTTGGTGCTTCGTCTGTGCAGGCACTTGATCTTGATGAAGTGGCCGTGCATTCTGCCCGCATCAATGTGAAGCTAAACCATACAGCGAAGCAGGTTAATGTTGATCAGAACAATCTGCTTGATGGGATCGAAGGCCCGGTTGATATCGTGGTCGCTAACATCCTGGCAGAAGTCATCGTTCGTTTTGTAGATGATGCAGCTCGCGTACTTAAGCCGGGGGGACGATTCATTACATCCGGTATTATTACGCTTAAAGAAGAAGAAGTGAAGCAGGCGATGGAGTCGGCAGGATTCCGGATTGTCGAGTCTCATTATATGCATGACATGTATGACAGCGAAGATGACGGTGCGCATTATCCATCAGGTGATACCGTAGCACCGCCGACAATTTTGGACCGGACGGCGATCACATCTGGCTGGGTATGTATTATCGCTGAAAAACTGGCGTAGCCGAGGAGGTAAATATGCAGCGTTATTTTGTAGAACCGATACACATGCGGGAGCATGAGGTGACGATTACCGGAGACGATGTGAACCACATCGTCCGGGTTATGCGAAATCGTGTCGGGGATGAAGTAATTTGCTGCAACGGTCAGGGACGTGATGTGCGCGGCGCGATTGAGGCGATTGAGCCGGATGCTGTGCACATCCGCATCGTGGAAGAAGGCTTGAAAAACCGTGAACTTCCGGTGCAAGTTACCATTGCCCAGGGATTGCCGAAAGGTGATAAAATGGAATGGGTTATTCAGAAAGGCACTGAGCTCGGTGCTTTTTCTTTTTGCGCGTTTACGTCAAGTCGGACCGTTGTAAAGCTTGATGCAAAAAAAGAAGCCAAGCGTCTGGAACGCTGGCAGAAAATCGCGAAAGAAGCGGCAGAACAGTCGCATCGAAGCGTAGTACCGCAGATCGAGAATGTGCAGAGCTGGCGCGAGTTGCTTGCATCTGCATCCGGTTTCCATTATGCTGTACTTGCATATGAAAAAGAGGAAAGTGCCACATTTGGCCGTGTGTTGGCGGACATGACACCTGGATCAAAACTACTTGTTGTCATCGGGCCAGAAGGTGGATTCGATGAGAAAGAAGTAGCAGAAGCCGAAGCGGCAGGCTTCGCAGCTGTGTCGCTTGGCAAGCGTATCCTGCGGGCCGAGACAGCGCCGCTCTATGCACTATCGTGTGTGTCTTATCGATTTGAACAATAAAACTCGGTTTCGTTTCATCGGGTGATTTTTATAGGTAAGGAGTTGGAGACAAAATGCCAACTGTTGCGTTTCATACCCTCGGATGCAAAGTAAACCATTACGAGACCGAAGCAATCTGGCAGCTATTTAAAGATGTCGGATATGAGAAAACGGATTTCGAACAAAAAGCGGACGTTTATGTTATTAATACGTGTACAGTAACGAATACAGGTGACAAAAAAAGCCGTCAGGTCATTCGTCGGGCGATTCGTCGCAACCCGGAAGCGGTTATCGCTGTCACAGGTTGCTATGCGCAAACGACGCCGCACGAAATTATGGCGATCCCAGGGGTAGACATTGTTGTCGGAACATCGGGTCGTGAGCAATTGACTGACTATGTAAATCAGTATTTGCAGGATCGTCAGCCGATTAATGCGGTATCGAACATTATGAAAGCACGCGAATACGAAGAACTCGATGTACCAGAGTTTACGGATCGCACACGTGCCTCGCTGAAAATTCAGGAAGGCTGTAACAACTTCTGCACCTTCTGTATTATTCCGTGGGCACGCGGCCTGATGCGCAGCCGTAAACCGGAGAGTGTCATTGAACAGGCGAACAAGCTTGTGGCAGCAGGCTACAAGGAAATTGTGCTCACAGGCATTCATACCGGCGGCTACGGAGAAGACCTCGAAGATTACAATCTTGCTCGTCTGCTGCGTGATCTCGATACGAAAGTGCCGGGGCTTGCTCGCATCCGCATTAGTTCCATTGAGGCGAGTCAAATTACGGATGAAGTAATCGAGATCTTGAATTCATCGGATAAAATGTGCCGTCACCTGCACGTTCCGCTGCAGGCAGGCGATGATCAAGTATTAAAACGCATGCGTCGTAAATATACGACAGACGAATACCGTGCGACGATTGAGAAGCTGCATCAGGCGCTTCCAGACGTGGCGATTACAACGGATATTATTGTAGGATTCCCTGGCGAGACGGAAGAGATGTACGAGAACGGCTTCCGTTTTATCGAAGAGATGAAATTCGCTGAGCTACACGTCTTCCCATATTCGAAGCGCAGCGGTACACCAGCTGCCCGGATGGAAGATCAAGTGGATGAAGAGATCAAAAATCGTCGCGTGCATGAATTGATTGAGCTATCGAACCGAATGGCAGTTGAGTATTCAAGCAAATTTGTCGGTCAGGTACTTGAAGTTATTCCAGAAGAGCCGTACAAAGAAGCACCGGATAGCGGTCTGTATGTCGGTCATGCGGATAACTATCTTAAACTAGTATTCCAGGCGAATGAGTCACTCGTCGGCAAGATTTGTATGGTGCGCGTGGACGAGCCAGGCGCAGAAACGTGCAAAGGCACATTCGTGCGTGTACTGAGCGAAGAAGCGCTTCAGGCATAAGCAGAGAAGCTGTCCTAAAAGCCAGAACATGGCGAACGGGACAGCTTTTTGTTGTAGAATCGAAAGCGAGGGGGAATTAAATGCGACTAGATAATTGGCCGATTCGCTGGAAGATCACACTGCTGGCATTCGGTATCGTGTTATTTTCCCTGCTTATGGGGACGATGATTCTCATTGGAAAAATCGTAACAGTTAAAGTAGAGGATGTAAGTGACCGCTCGCTTCTCATCGCAAAAGTGACTGCCCAGATACCGGAGATCAAGCGATTAGTGGAATCCGGTGATCCTAATCGTGTTGTTCAAAAGCTGGTTGAGCAAGTGCGGGCGATTTATGGAGCTGATTATATTGTGGTCGTCAACATGGACGGAGTGCGTTTGTCGCATCCACTGGAGAATCGGATTGGGACGAGGTTCCCGATAAACCAGGCGGCGAAGCCTGCGTTTGCAGAACACGTATATGTCGATCAGGTACAGGGTGACCTGGGGGATGGTGTACGGGCATATGCGCCAATTATGAACGATGAGCATCAGCAAGTCGGGGTAGTAATGGTAGGCAATACCGTGCCGCCGCTTAGTGCGATTTTGCATGATTTGAGCGGCGAGATGGTGCTGATTTTATCACTGACGCTTTGTTTTGGTATTTTCGGAGCGTATTTGCTCGCAAGCCATATTAAGCAGCAAACATTCCAACTTGAGCCCCAAGAGTTGGCCCGTACCATTGATGAACGAACGGCAGCTTTCCATGCGATTCATGAAGGCATTATCGCGATTGATGATAAGGAACGCATCACCGTTATAAATGAAGCCGCCAAGCGCATGCTTAAGGTGCACGTGGAAGCAGTCGGGGAAAATATTTGGGATGTTATTCCAGATACGCGACTGCCGGAAATTTTGGAACTGGGTTATCCACTTTATAATCGTCAGTTTTATATTGGTGATACGCTTATCGTGAGCAACCGGGTTCCGATTCAAGTGAAGGGAAAAACAAAAGGGGCGCTTGCCATCTTCCAGGACAAAACAGAAGTGACACGTATGGCAGAAGAGTTGACGGGCGTTAAATCATTCGTGGACGCGCTGCGTGCCAAAAACCATGAACATAGCAACAAACTCCATACGATCGCCGGGCTTATTCAGCTTGGCAAAGACCAGGAGGCGCTTCGTTACATTTTCCAACTCGATGAAGAACAGGAGAATGTCGCGCACTACATTGGAGATCGGATTCAGGACGTGAATCTGATGGGCCTGCTCATCGGCAAAATTAGCCGAGCCAAGGAACTCGATATTACTCTGTACATTGATCCGTACAGTGAATTTCGACGTTTCCCGCAGGATGTGACGTATCATGATCTGGTCATTATCATTGGCAATCTGATTGAGAATGCGTTTGACGGTCTTGCAGAAGTAGTAGATCGCGGGAAAAAAATTGATGTCTCAATTGTACAGGATGACAGCTATGTGATTATCGAAATAGACGATAATGGCATCGGAATTCCAGAAGAGATGCGTCAGCATATTTTTGAGAAAGGCTTTTCCACCAAGCAAAAAGGTGAGCGAGGCATTGGATTATATCTTGTTTCGTCCATTGTAGAGCGAAGCGGGGGCGAAATTGAAGTAGACAGTAGCGTAGGTTTCGGAACATGGGTGCGTGTTACGCTGCCGATGGAGCGGAAGGAGGAAGAGTAAGATGAGCAAGCCAATCGAAGTGCTGCTTGTGGAAGATGATCCGATGGTCCAGAACATTAATCGGTCTTTTATTGAGCGTGTGGAGGGATTTGCCGTGACGGGGGTGGCCCGTAGCGGAGAAGAAGCATTAGAGAAAATAAAAGAACGTACTCCCGATCTTGTCATTCTTGATCTGTACATGCCTGGCAAGGGAGGTCTTGAGACGCTACGCGTTATTCGGCAGGATGAGCAGGATGTGGATGTGATTGCGGTAACGGCAGCGAATGATCGTGAGACGGTTTTACGTGTGATGCGGCTTGGGGCAGTCGATTATATATTTAAGCCATTTCAGTTTGAACGTATCCAGGCAGCACTTGTACGCTATCGTGAACAATTTCTGCGCAATCAGTCGGCAGATACGTTCACGCAGACAATATTTGACCGCACATATGAGAATACTGCGTCCGATACAGGTGGTAATTCGGCACGGGACGAAGCAGAATTACATTACCCGAAAGGAATTCAGGCGTTTACGTTGCAACAAGTGGCAGAATGCTTGCGGCAGTCTGACCGAGGGATGTCCGCGGAGGAGATCGGCCAGCTGATCGGGATGTCTCGCGTTACCG includes the following:
- a CDS encoding TCP-1/cpn60 chaperonin family protein: MNSHPSEAGGASDERLSTLLHNMRAVQAVASSVEGTIGPKGLDTMLVGEDTVIITNDGVTILEEMEVKHPAARLMIGLARSQQQEVGDGTTTATLLASALVTEAVAQVQRGVPVTRIITGMERGITEAVHFLSEQAQAVADFTDERLYHIASIAGREQADIAQLVIEGARVIGRDKMLEPDFVFSDLITAQEGAENEVLPGVLVHQHPLAREMPTVVEGARLLILNDALEPEEMDDEALGTEVGFQRYLELKEEYRHNLEKLLALEVNVVVLDRSCDSVAEEFCLDHGILVLHRVHKSERERLSLHTGARSLKRTALGKPVKELARSLGHAEKLVYNESLAQVRVTGGKGVSAATMIVGASTQEVVGERERIARDAAAAVQAAVRSGYLPGGGSMELFASRHLEGWRDTLRGLEAFGVDVVSTALRSPLAQMIRNAGFSPLEKMEQVKAAQVKENSGSIGLDFDTGECADMLEAGVVDPALVKLHALKTAGEVSRAILRIHTIIRKKSSHREEE
- the grpE gene encoding nucleotide exchange factor GrpE, whose protein sequence is MTEENKQTAEVTEETEAVETEVVDTEEVTEDNSLEAQIAQLQAEKDEMYNKLLRAQADLQNFRTRVNKEKEQMLTYSSQRVIEALLPVVDNFERAITASHGTGDTEALAQGVEMVFRQLQQVLEQESVTTVPGVGSPFDPNMHQAVMQEESSEYESGIIIEEFQKGYKLKDRIIRPSMVKVSS
- the dnaK gene encoding molecular chaperone DnaK — encoded protein: MSKVIGIDLGTTNSCVAVMEGGEPVVIPNPEGNRTTPSVVAFKNGERIVGEAAKRQAITNPDNTVSSIKRYMGTAHKETLEGKDYTAQEVSAMILQKLKSDAEAYLGETVTQAVITVPAYFNDSQRQATKDAGKIAGLEVLRIVNEPTAAALAYGMDKEEDQTILVYDLGGGTFDVSILELGDGFFEVKATSGDNKLGGDDFDQVIIDYLVSEFKKENSIDLSADRMAMQRLKDAAEKAKKDLSGVLTTTISLPFITADATGPKHLEVNLTRAKFEELSARLVERTMEPTRRALADAGMSPSNLDKVILVGGSTRIPAVQEAIKKFTGQEPHKGVNPDEVVALGAAVQAGVLTGDVKDVVLLDVTPLSLGLETMGGVMTKLIERNTTIPTSKSQVFSTAADNQTAVDIHVLQGERPMASDNKTLGRFQLGDIPPAPRGIPQIEVTFDIDANGIVNVSAKDLGTGKEQKITITSSSGLSDDEINRMVQEAEENAEADKQRKEQVELRNEADQLVFMTEKTVKDLGDKVEQAEIDKANEAKDKLKAALEGSDLEAIRTAKDALQEIVQQLSMKLYEQAAQQAQAAEATEGGAAKADDVVDADYTVVDEKDKK
- the dnaJ gene encoding molecular chaperone DnaJ, with the protein product MSKRDYYEVLGVAKSASEDEIKKAYRKLARQYHPDVNKEPDAVEKFKEVKEAYDVISDPQKRAQYDQFGHAAGQQGGFGGAGADFGGFGDIFDMFFGGGGGGRRNPNAPRQGNDLQYTMSISFKDAYFGKEEEIEIPKEATCSKCDGSGAEPGTKVETCPTCNGAGQQEVVQNTPFGRVVNRRPCPSCKGKGKYVQTKCSKCHGNGKETIRRKIRINIPAGVDDGMQMRISGEGELGVNGGPPGDLYVVFRVKRHDFFERDEDNLFCQIPITFAQAALGDEIEVPTMEGKVKMKIPAGTQTGKTFRLRGHGMPRVNRGGAKGDQHVKVTVVTPTKLSDRQKELLRELAELGGEETHAAGSAEKTLWDRFKTMMRGDV
- the prmA gene encoding 50S ribosomal protein L11 methyltransferase, producing the protein MKWSEISIHTAEEAVEAVANILHEAGATGVVIEDPEILQRQWEDKFGEIYQLSEKDYPEEGVIVKAYLLVNSYLAETVEQIKEAVNNLALYDIEAGPGTISLAEVREEEWETAWKKYYKPVEVSDRITITPTWEEYKPKREDELIIELDPGMAFGTGTHPTTVLCIRALDEAIKGGETIIDVGCGTGVLAIAAAKLGASSVQALDLDEVAVHSARINVKLNHTAKQVNVDQNNLLDGIEGPVDIVVANILAEVIVRFVDDAARVLKPGGRFITSGIITLKEEEVKQAMESAGFRIVESHYMHDMYDSEDDGAHYPSGDTVAPPTILDRTAITSGWVCIIAEKLA
- a CDS encoding 16S rRNA (uracil(1498)-N(3))-methyltransferase; amino-acid sequence: MQRYFVEPIHMREHEVTITGDDVNHIVRVMRNRVGDEVICCNGQGRDVRGAIEAIEPDAVHIRIVEEGLKNRELPVQVTIAQGLPKGDKMEWVIQKGTELGAFSFCAFTSSRTVVKLDAKKEAKRLERWQKIAKEAAEQSHRSVVPQIENVQSWRELLASASGFHYAVLAYEKEESATFGRVLADMTPGSKLLVVIGPEGGFDEKEVAEAEAAGFAAVSLGKRILRAETAPLYALSCVSYRFEQ
- the mtaB gene encoding tRNA (N(6)-L-threonylcarbamoyladenosine(37)-C(2))-methylthiotransferase MtaB: MPTVAFHTLGCKVNHYETEAIWQLFKDVGYEKTDFEQKADVYVINTCTVTNTGDKKSRQVIRRAIRRNPEAVIAVTGCYAQTTPHEIMAIPGVDIVVGTSGREQLTDYVNQYLQDRQPINAVSNIMKAREYEELDVPEFTDRTRASLKIQEGCNNFCTFCIIPWARGLMRSRKPESVIEQANKLVAAGYKEIVLTGIHTGGYGEDLEDYNLARLLRDLDTKVPGLARIRISSIEASQITDEVIEILNSSDKMCRHLHVPLQAGDDQVLKRMRRKYTTDEYRATIEKLHQALPDVAITTDIIVGFPGETEEMYENGFRFIEEMKFAELHVFPYSKRSGTPAARMEDQVDEEIKNRRVHELIELSNRMAVEYSSKFVGQVLEVIPEEPYKEAPDSGLYVGHADNYLKLVFQANESLVGKICMVRVDEPGAETCKGTFVRVLSEEALQA
- a CDS encoding ATP-binding protein, which encodes MRLDNWPIRWKITLLAFGIVLFSLLMGTMILIGKIVTVKVEDVSDRSLLIAKVTAQIPEIKRLVESGDPNRVVQKLVEQVRAIYGADYIVVVNMDGVRLSHPLENRIGTRFPINQAAKPAFAEHVYVDQVQGDLGDGVRAYAPIMNDEHQQVGVVMVGNTVPPLSAILHDLSGEMVLILSLTLCFGIFGAYLLASHIKQQTFQLEPQELARTIDERTAAFHAIHEGIIAIDDKERITVINEAAKRMLKVHVEAVGENIWDVIPDTRLPEILELGYPLYNRQFYIGDTLIVSNRVPIQVKGKTKGALAIFQDKTEVTRMAEELTGVKSFVDALRAKNHEHSNKLHTIAGLIQLGKDQEALRYIFQLDEEQENVAHYIGDRIQDVNLMGLLIGKISRAKELDITLYIDPYSEFRRFPQDVTYHDLVIIIGNLIENAFDGLAEVVDRGKKIDVSIVQDDSYVIIEIDDNGIGIPEEMRQHIFEKGFSTKQKGERGIGLYLVSSIVERSGGEIEVDSSVGFGTWVRVTLPMERKEEE
- a CDS encoding response regulator — its product is MSKPIEVLLVEDDPMVQNINRSFIERVEGFAVTGVARSGEEALEKIKERTPDLVILDLYMPGKGGLETLRVIRQDEQDVDVIAVTAANDRETVLRVMRLGAVDYIFKPFQFERIQAALVRYREQFLRNQSADTFTQTIFDRTYENTASDTGGNSARDEAELHYPKGIQAFTLQQVAECLRQSDRGMSAEEIGQLIGMSRVTVRRYLEYLESVEQAKSMMNYGTVGRPMKMYHWLT